One part of the Lotus japonicus ecotype B-129 chromosome 2, LjGifu_v1.2 genome encodes these proteins:
- the LOC130735641 gene encoding transcription factor MYB35, translating to MGRPPCCDKSNVKRGLWTPEEDAKMLAYVSNHGIGNWTLVPKKAGLNRCGKSCRLRWTNYLRPDLKHDGFTPQEEELIINLHGAIGSRWSLIAKRLPGRTDNDVKNYWNTKLRKKLMKMGIDPVTHKPVSQVLSDYGTVSGLPSTENQMSFVNKEDLMSNMSMVEHTEEDQAHSWEHQVQYQVMNPENVQPHVFSEAASSSSSSSSSNLTQLCSPPQSYSCQTSQTQIIAPPCSSFDWSEFLQCDPFVWSEFQQLQQCELEKVMSSLSSTGQIENGVEPSNNVNSNSNGQDKQGAAGEGYGAVACEGHSSSGNSFVDGILDRDSEIRAAFPELLDASFDY from the exons ATGGGAAGACCTCCTTGCTGTGATAAGTCCAATGTAAAAAGGGGCCTTTGGActccagaggaagatgctaAAATGCTTGCTTATGTATCCAATCATGGAATTGGAAATTGGACATTGGTTCCAAAGAAAGCAG GACTGAACAGATGCGGCAAGAGTTGCAGGCTAAGATGGACTAACTACCTAAGACCTGATCTCAAGCATGATGGTTTTActccccaagaagaagagcTCATAATTAATCTTCATGGAGCTATAGGCAGCAG GTGGTCTTTAATTGCAAAAAGATTACCTGGGAGAACAGACAATGATGTCAAAAACTACTGGAACACAAAACTGAGGAAGAAGCTTATGAAGATGGGAATTGATCCAGTAACCCATAAGCCAGTGTCACAGGTTCTCTCTGACTATGGAACCGTTAGTGGACTACCAAGCACAGAAAACCAAATGAGTTTTGTCAACAAGGAGGACTTGATGAGCAACATGTCAATGGTGGAGCACACAGAAGAGGATCAAGCTCACTCTTGGGAACATCAGGTTCAGTACCAAGTCATGAACCCAGAGAATGTGCAACCACATGTGTTTAGTGAAGCTGCGTCCTCaagctcatcttcatcttcctctaacCTCACGCAATTATGCTCGCCGCCACAATCCTATTCTTGCCAAACTTCTCAGACTCAAATCATTGCCCCTCCTTGTTCTTCCTTTGATTGGAGTGAGTTTCTTCAGTGTGATCCATTTGTGTGGTCAGAGTTTCAGCAGCTGCAACAGTGTGAGTTGGAGAAGGTTATGTCATCATTGAGTTCCACTGGTCAAATTGAAAATGGAGTTGAACCTTCCAATAATGTTAATTCCAATAGCAATGGCCAAGACAAGCAAGGTGCTGCAGGGGAGGGTTATGGGGCTGTTGCTTGTGAAGGCCATTCATCTTCAGGGAATTCATTTGTGGATGGTATTTTGGACAGGGATAGTGAGATAAGAGCAGCATTCCCAGAACTTTTGGATGCTTCTTTTGATTACTAA